In Scylla paramamosain isolate STU-SP2022 unplaced genomic scaffold, ASM3559412v1 Contig87, whole genome shotgun sequence, one genomic interval encodes:
- the LOC135098842 gene encoding uncharacterized protein LOC135098842, whose amino-acid sequence MKQAGVAYFRVKARASRPSAREASVFPRAAWRPGQSVDNVIEKKKEKKMGVHCGTAEARILCEVCGRWRTNPSCPSCVEDQCDLCERCGLLFPHPPPEHTCEVGNPASSGSHSIEVEQNAGVEGPRRRTSQGDIPRGGGGRDSPRPGPSGLSGNVFNSSETSSPSLPTQDTPQAEADHDERSMAGESADADLDERGMPEEPRLIDSRENFMRSFTRHQYDIPDHVSRDPLGLLTEYREFFIREIRSYFTSHGSPFPPTLKIFSHISLLLVKFSTLGEDEHRVIHIAFRARLITYQDVPDLVDLWIHQLNSRLESLTSETEGSGFIISRVQNFFINYCLHVACSGIGDYVAYPRGVRGGNEIFNPDGRHSSCVIQCLAAFRLHARGVPWKRIPKILRRRHGGEKYVTRGKVGSPVTWENLSQLERLNCLSLDVYTLTKSGEIYYLTLSRKGSRKYKTVVSLLLLGGKHMTLIKDVEKLHRKLTRSSPTPEGHQFCKVCFSSVPKSVSLSDHECHCDFTQTLLFPGDGEKVKFKNFAYTYQPAYLAFFDFETMIKPKENRSVIAEHDPIGYSYLIINRHGDVVEKRSYFGEDPVNNFIDSLSNAWGIIKESVVSYPISMSAEDEAHFKRQRHCELCHQPFNVKTPPHKHHDHSLPQNNYKGALCARCNLQCRDMRKYLITLAHNMSFDVSLIIKDLHLPESHVDILAKSESHLLKVRIKELQFQDTLSIMNAGLGHLAQSHVQAGYSTRYAQEMVNYLPEDVRRVICTQKQFLCYEYITDLGRLEDRQLPPREAFYDTLKGKALPPGEYEHAQSVWSMTSCRTLGDYIRLYCEIDVGLLADTYLKYRSYLHEFYGLDVTHYVSLSSYAYDAFLKSTGVQLDPPYDPNMYHLIKRNVRGGFVTCVRPHLQSNHQPDGGPGTYVFYLDYNSLYASVMCSPLPMGDIKKLSQSEMDDFFEVGIQNHATDGDVGYWLHLDSCDVSPDVARITDEFPLCLAHMTITEDDISPYSKRLLEAEGRKLGRKNRKLVASHKGLKDHLISLELLQLLLSLGLEIQCVHAIYRFRQAPYLKPFIERNVAQRKNETCAIKNRICKLMSNAVYGRSMLSEVKYGLQQKLVTKRKTFLKYARNPSFKRVHQLGEDRVICVNSKNTIKIRQPNYLGYHILEVAKKYMYNFWYRVIKANYGERAKLAYEDTDSFIFSLHIPTNLNDELKHGPMANFLDTSNFASDHPCFNGERKGQLGLLKSETGSTLIKEAIILKPKMYSLLLEDDKQVSRGKGIPTHLQQNILHQQYRETLNNVACGMVDCYNIRNVKGQICTTRMRKRTLSHFDDKRFHVDGYTSRAYYHPDNDPRERDVENEMEEEVAVDVGEVEVDEEEEEEEEEEEEEEEGEEEGEDGVMSGLWRDRERLSAALFTS is encoded by the exons atgaaacaggcaggtgttgcctacttccGAGTCAAGGCACGCGCCTCGCGACCATCTGCgcgggaagcttcagtgtttccccgcgcggcatggcggccgggacaaagtgttgacaatgttatagaaaaaaaaaaagaaaagaaaatgggtgttcactgtggaacagcagaggcgcggattttatgtgaagtgtgtgggagatggcgcactaatccatcctgcccctcatgtgtggaagaccagtgtgatttatgcgagcggtgtggacttctgtttccacatccaccgccagaacacacctgcgaagttggcaatcctgcttcttctg gctcACACTCGATTGAGGTTGAGCAGAACGCCGGCGTAGAAGGCCCACGTCGGCGGACGTCACAAGGCGACATCCCAcgcggaggcgggggaagag actcgccacggccgggaccgagtggattatcggggaacgtattcaattcttccgagacttcaagtccttcactacctacacaag acacgccacaagcggaggcggaccacgatgagcgcagcatggcaggagagtcggcggatgcagaccttgacgagcgcgggatgccggaagagccgcggttaattgactcgagggaaaattttatgaggagcttcaccagacatcaatatgacatacctgatcatgtaagcagagatccactcggtctacttaccgaatacagggagttctttatacgggaaattagatcatatttcacgtcacacggctcgccattcccccccaccctgaaaatattttcacacatttctctgttactagtgaaattctctaccttaggcgaggatgaacatcgagtcattcatattgcttttagagcacgactgatcacctatcaagatgtgcctgaccttgttgatttatggatccatcagctgaacagtcggctggaaagccttaccagcgagactgaaggatctggttttatcatttcaagagtacagaattttttcatcaactattgcttgcatgtcgcatgtagtggcataggagattatgttgcttatcctagaggcgtgcgaggagggaatgaaattttcaatcctgatggccgacattcatcctgtgttattcagtgtttggcggctttcagacttcatgctcgaggtgtaccttggaaaagaattccaaaaatattacggagacggcatggcggagagaaatacgtcacgcgcggaaaagtaggcagtccagtgacttgggagaacttgagtcagttagaaaggttaaattgtctgtctctggacgtttatacactgacaaaaagcggtgagatatactatttaacattatcaagaaaaggctcgcggaagtataaaactgtagtctcactccttttactaggtggaaaacatatgacgctcattaaagacgtggagaagctgcaccggaaattgacgagaagcagtcccaccccagagggtcatcagttttgcaaagtatgtttcagctcagttcccaagtctgtcagtttgagcgatcacgagtgtcactgcgacttcactcaaactcttctctttccaggtgacggtgaaaaagtaaaatttaaaaattttgcctacacctatcagcctgcatacttagcattttttgattttgaaactatgataaaacctaaggagaataggagtgtgatagccgaacatgacccaattggttactcgtatctcatcatcaataggcatggagatgtcgtggaaaagagaagttatttcggtgaagatcccgtgaataatttcattgatagcctatccaatgcttggggaatcatcaaggaaagtgtagttagctatccaattagcatgtctgcggaggatgaagcccacttcaaacgtcagcgtcactgcgagctctgccatcaaccctttaatgtgaaaaccccacctcataaacatcacgaccactcattaccacaaaataattacaagggggctttgtgcgcgcgatgcaacctccagtgtcgtgacatgaggaaatatctcatcactctggcacataatatgagctttgacgtctccttaatcataaaagaccttcacttgccagagtcgcacgtggacatccttgccaagtcagaatcgcatttattgaaagtaaggattaaggaattgcagtttcaggacacgctttccattatgaatgctggcctcggtcatctcgctcagagtcacgtgcaggcgggctatagcacgcgttacgcccaggaaatggtgaattacctccccgaggatgtaaggcgtgtaatttgcactcaaaaacagtttctttgttatgagtacatcaccgaccttggccgcttagaagatcgacaattgccacctcgtgaggcattttatgacacgctcaaggggaaggccctgccacctggagaatatgaacacgctcaaagcgtgtggagtatgacatcctgccgcactttaggcgattacataagactgtattgtgagattgatgtgggattattagccgacacatatctcaaatatagatcatacctgcatgaattttatgggctggacgtgacacattacgtgtcactgtcttcttatgcttatgacgcttttttaaagtcgacaggcgttcaacttgatccaccttacgatcctaacatgtatcacctgatcaaaagaaatgtacgaggaggctttgtaacttgcgtcaggccacacctgcagtcaaaccaccAACCCGACGGCggacccggcacctatgtgttctatctggactataattcattatatgcaagcgttatgtgttcccccctgcctatgggtgacatcaaaaagctttctcagtcagagatggatgatttttttgaagttggcatccagaatcatgcgacagatggcgacgtcggttactggctgcatttagacagctgtgacgtttcccccgacgtagctcggatcacggacgagttccctctgtgcctcgcacacatgactattacagaagatgacatctcaccgtacagtaaaagactgttagaagctgagggtcgtaagctggggaggaaaaatcgtaaactcgtggccagtcataagggactgaaagatcatctcatcagtctggaattgctgcaacttttactctcacttggactggaaatacaatgtgttcatgctatatataggttcagacaggctccatacctgaaacctttcatagaaaggaacgtcgctcagcgtaaaaatgagacgtgcgccattaaaaatcgcatttgcaaactgatgtcaaacgcagtttatggtagatccatgttatctgaagtgaagtatggcctccagcagaaattagtgacaaaaagaaagactttcctgaagtatgcaagaaatccatcctttaaaagggtccaccaattaggcgaggaccgagtcatatgtgtcaacagtaagaatacgattaaaatcaggcagccaaattacttgggataccatattttagaagtggcaaagaagtacatgtacaacttttggtatcgtgtcatcaaagctaattatggggagagagctaaattagcttatgaagatactgacagtttcattttcagtctgcacatacctacaaacttaaatgatgaactgaaacatggacccatggcaaattttctcgacaccagtaactttgcttcagatcacccgtgttttaatggggagcggaagggtcaactaggcttgttgaaatctgaaaccggatccacgctcatcaaagaggcgattatattaaagccaaagatgtattcgctgctgttggaagatgacaagcaagtatctcgaggtaaaggcattccaactcaccttcagcaaaatatattgcatcagcagtatagggaaacacttaataatgtcgcatgtgggatggtggattgctataatattaggaatgtgaaaggacaaatttgtaccactcgtatgcgaaagcgaacgttgtcacattttgacgacaagcgctttcacgtcgatggctatacctcaagggcgtattatcaccccgacaatgatccgcgggaaagagatgtggagaatgagatggaagaggaggtggcggtggatgtgggggaggtggaggtggatgaggaagaggaggaggaggaggaggaggaggaggaagaggaagagggggaggaagagggggaggatggggtaatgagtggtctgtggcgtgatcgggagagactttccgcggcattattcacatcatga